One genomic segment of Flagellimonas marinaquae includes these proteins:
- the lysS gene encoding lysine--tRNA ligase has protein sequence MQLSEQEIVRREKLTKLREMGIDPYPAALYPVDATSKSIKSDFEEGKKVVISGRLMSRRIQGKASFAELQDSEGRIQVYFNRDEICPGDDKTLYNDVYKKLLDIGDIIGIEGELFTTQVGEKTVMVKNFSLLSKSLRPLPLPKVDDEGKVYDAFNDPELRYRQRYVDLVVNPHVKDTFIKRTKITTSIREFYNQKGYLEVETPILQPIPGGAAARPFLTHHNALNIPLYLRIANELYLKRLIVGGFDGVYEFAKDFRNEGMDRTHNPEFTVMELYVAYKDYNWMMDTTEELLEKVAIDATGSSKVTVGDHEIEFKAPYPRVPILEAIKIHTGIDVSGMDEDELRETAKKLGIEVDDTMGAGKLIDEIFGEKCEHHYIQPTFIIDYPKEMSPLTKEHRSNPRLTERFELMVNGKELANAYSELNDPIDQRERFEDQLKLSEKGDDEAMFIDQDFLRALEYGMPPTSGIGIGIDRLVMLMTNNSSIQEVLFFPQMRPEKKQVELTEEEKIILDILKPQGQMTLSDLKEKAGLSGKKWDKSTKGLTKHGLIKIEKTEDALLVKYTG, from the coding sequence ATGCAACTATCGGAACAAGAGATCGTTCGAAGGGAAAAATTGACCAAACTCCGGGAAATGGGCATAGACCCCTACCCCGCAGCTTTATATCCTGTTGATGCCACTTCCAAAAGCATTAAGAGTGATTTTGAAGAAGGAAAAAAAGTAGTGATTTCCGGTAGATTGATGTCGCGTAGAATTCAAGGTAAAGCTTCGTTTGCCGAACTTCAAGACAGCGAAGGTAGAATTCAAGTGTATTTTAACCGTGACGAAATTTGCCCGGGAGATGACAAAACCCTGTACAACGATGTCTACAAAAAATTGCTGGACATAGGGGACATTATTGGAATAGAAGGAGAGCTTTTCACCACTCAAGTAGGTGAAAAAACCGTGATGGTGAAGAACTTCTCACTGTTGAGCAAAAGTTTAAGACCGTTGCCGCTACCAAAGGTAGATGACGAAGGTAAAGTGTACGATGCCTTTAACGACCCAGAACTGCGCTATCGTCAACGGTACGTGGATTTGGTGGTAAACCCACACGTAAAGGACACTTTTATAAAAAGAACAAAAATAACCACCAGTATCCGTGAGTTTTATAACCAAAAAGGATATTTGGAGGTTGAGACACCCATATTGCAACCCATACCGGGCGGAGCTGCGGCGCGTCCGTTCCTAACGCACCACAATGCGCTCAACATTCCACTGTACCTGCGCATTGCCAACGAGCTTTATCTTAAAAGGTTGATTGTTGGCGGGTTTGACGGCGTTTACGAATTTGCCAAGGATTTCCGCAACGAAGGTATGGATCGCACCCATAACCCGGAGTTTACCGTAATGGAACTCTACGTAGCCTATAAGGACTATAATTGGATGATGGACACCACAGAAGAACTATTGGAAAAAGTAGCTATTGATGCAACTGGAAGTTCCAAAGTAACAGTGGGTGATCACGAAATAGAATTTAAGGCACCCTACCCAAGGGTTCCCATTTTGGAGGCCATTAAAATCCATACGGGAATTGACGTTTCTGGAATGGACGAAGATGAACTTCGAGAAACCGCCAAAAAATTGGGCATTGAAGTGGATGACACCATGGGCGCAGGCAAATTGATAGATGAGATTTTTGGTGAAAAATGTGAACACCACTACATTCAGCCCACGTTTATTATCGATTATCCAAAAGAAATGAGCCCTTTGACGAAAGAACACCGTTCCAATCCTCGATTGACGGAGCGTTTTGAGTTGATGGTAAATGGAAAGGAGCTGGCCAATGCCTATTCCGAGCTCAACGACCCCATTGATCAACGTGAGCGTTTTGAAGATCAGCTGAAACTATCCGAAAAAGGAGATGACGAAGCCATGTTCATAGACCAGGATTTCTTGCGTGCACTTGAATACGGAATGCCCCCAACATCGGGTATCGGTATCGGCATAGACCGTTTGGTAATGTTAATGACCAATAATTCTTCTATCCAAGAAGTGCTTTTCTTCCCGCAAATGCGACCAGAGAAAAAGCAGGTAGAGCTTACCGAAGAGGAAAAAATCATTTTGGACATTCTTAAGCCACAAGGTCAGATGACCTTATCCGACCTTAAGGAAAAAGCAGGGCTAAGCGGTAAAAAATGGGACAAGAGCACTAAAGGCTTGACCAAGCATGGGCTCATCAAAATAGAAAAAACGGAAGATGCACTACTTGTAAAGTATACGGGATAG
- a CDS encoding YqaE/Pmp3 family membrane protein — translation MSFWRVLLAILFPPLSVIGKGCGSILIVFLLTLCGWVPGVIAALIILNNTN, via the coding sequence ATGAGTTTCTGGAGAGTTTTATTGGCCATTCTGTTTCCTCCCCTTTCCGTAATCGGGAAAGGATGTGGGTCTATTTTAATTGTTTTTTTACTTACCCTTTGCGGTTGGGTCCCAGGCGTTATCGCGGCTTTGATAATTTTGAACAACACCAATTGA
- the lipB gene encoding lipoyl(octanoyl) transferase LipB, with protein MNKKVALQDLGFKDYKETWDYQESLFKDIVDAKIRNRREEAGLETPNHFLFVEHPHVYTLGKSGDINNLLVDEKALEAKGATFYKINRGGDITYHGPGQVVGYPILDLDNFFTDIHKYLRLLEEMVILTLREYGLKAERSEGETGVWLDVGTPFARKICAMGVRASRWVTMHGFALNVNADLGYFDLMIPCGIKDKAVTSLNVELGQKEVDMEEVKQKLLKYFTTLFEAELIQEKEGV; from the coding sequence ATGAATAAGAAAGTTGCGTTACAGGATCTGGGGTTTAAAGATTACAAGGAGACTTGGGATTACCAAGAATCCCTTTTTAAGGATATTGTGGATGCCAAAATTCGCAACCGAAGAGAAGAAGCAGGTCTTGAAACTCCCAATCATTTTTTGTTTGTGGAACACCCTCACGTATATACACTTGGAAAAAGTGGCGATATCAATAATTTATTGGTGGACGAGAAGGCCTTGGAGGCCAAAGGAGCTACTTTTTATAAAATAAACCGTGGTGGCGATATCACGTATCACGGTCCGGGTCAAGTAGTGGGCTACCCCATTTTGGATCTGGACAATTTTTTTACCGATATACACAAGTACTTACGTTTATTGGAGGAAATGGTAATACTCACCCTGCGAGAATATGGCCTTAAGGCCGAGCGTTCCGAAGGAGAAACAGGGGTGTGGCTGGATGTAGGCACCCCTTTTGCCCGTAAAATATGTGCCATGGGCGTGCGTGCCAGCCGTTGGGTAACCATGCACGGTTTTGCCTTGAACGTAAATGCCGATCTAGGTTATTTTGACCTCATGATTCCGTGCGGCATTAAGGATAAGGCCGTGACTTCCCTTAATGTGGAACTGGGCCAAAAAGAAGTGGATATGGAAGAAGTGAAACAAAAACTTCTCAAATATTTTACCACACTTTTTGAGGCAGAGTTGATACAAGAAAAAGAAGGCGTATAG
- a CDS encoding SLC13 family permease: MELSKKIGLVLGPVAFLVLNILPFEIVSEKGDPVISVAVWMLIWWITEAVSISVTALLPLLLLPILKILPIAEVGANYGSPIVFLFFGGFVMALALEKVNLHRRIALNIIRLTGTTPNKVILGFMIATASLSMWISNTASTVVMLPIALSVINLLVDDADGFTKNDQNFALSVMLGIAFSANAGGIATVIGTPPNSVLIGLLENEYNTEISFLKWMTIGLPFSIIMVGICYLVLVKWMFPNRDLKFNASKDVIRTELDKLGPTSGKEKMVLTIFGVTVFLWIFRTLINNLFPQLGITDTMISIFAAIALFAIPYNIKKGDFIITWQDTSKLAWGILILFGGGLALAQGMSASGIVDLVASSIAQSEISILFTAALLIFLMLFMTELMSNVALVAVLAPVVAGIAIGLDIPMLHLLIPVTIASSCAFMLPMATPPNAIVFASGYVKIPQMARVGVILNLIAVLLLVLVFQFVIPLLF; this comes from the coding sequence ATGGAACTAAGCAAAAAAATAGGCCTGGTTTTAGGTCCCGTAGCCTTTCTGGTTTTGAATATTTTACCTTTCGAAATTGTTTCGGAAAAAGGTGACCCAGTTATTTCTGTTGCTGTATGGATGCTCATTTGGTGGATCACCGAAGCGGTATCCATTTCGGTTACAGCATTGCTCCCCTTGCTCTTATTGCCCATTTTAAAAATCTTGCCCATTGCGGAGGTGGGTGCCAACTACGGCAGCCCTATCGTTTTTCTATTCTTTGGGGGGTTTGTAATGGCCCTGGCTTTGGAGAAAGTTAATTTACACCGAAGAATCGCCCTGAACATTATCCGACTAACCGGAACGACGCCGAACAAGGTCATTTTAGGCTTTATGATCGCCACAGCATCTTTAAGTATGTGGATCAGCAATACTGCAAGTACGGTAGTTATGTTGCCTATTGCGCTTTCGGTAATCAATTTATTGGTGGACGATGCCGACGGTTTCACCAAAAACGATCAAAATTTCGCACTGAGCGTAATGCTTGGCATCGCCTTTTCGGCGAATGCTGGGGGCATTGCCACGGTAATCGGTACTCCTCCCAATTCTGTGCTGATCGGTTTACTGGAAAACGAGTACAATACCGAAATATCTTTTTTAAAATGGATGACCATTGGATTGCCATTTTCGATCATTATGGTAGGAATTTGCTATTTGGTATTGGTTAAATGGATGTTTCCCAATAGGGACCTAAAATTTAATGCATCAAAAGATGTTATCCGTACCGAATTGGATAAATTGGGCCCCACCTCTGGCAAGGAAAAAATGGTTCTCACCATTTTCGGTGTAACCGTATTTCTATGGATTTTTAGAACCTTGATCAATAACCTCTTCCCTCAATTGGGAATCACGGATACCATGATCAGTATTTTTGCAGCAATAGCATTGTTTGCCATTCCCTACAATATAAAAAAGGGTGATTTTATCATTACTTGGCAAGACACCTCCAAACTGGCCTGGGGTATTTTGATCCTTTTTGGTGGTGGACTGGCCCTGGCCCAAGGAATGTCCGCAAGCGGTATTGTGGATTTGGTCGCTAGCAGTATTGCACAAAGTGAAATCAGTATTTTGTTCACTGCTGCCCTGTTAATTTTCCTGATGCTTTTTATGACGGAGCTTATGAGCAATGTTGCCCTTGTCGCAGTCTTAGCACCCGTGGTCGCAGGGATTGCCATAGGTCTTGATATTCCAATGCTCCATTTATTGATTCCGGTGACCATTGCCAGTAGTTGTGCGTTTATGCTTCCAATGGCCACACCGCCCAATGCCATTGTTTTTGCCAGTGGTTACGTTAAAATACCCCAAATGGCCCGGGTAGGGGTAATTCTCAATCTTATTGCCGTACTTCTGTTGGTGTTAGTGTTCCAGTTTGTAATTCCCCTATTGTTCTAA
- a CDS encoding TonB-dependent receptor, which yields MKKLQLTFFLTLLATLTTFAQEVTGTVYDDQNVPLPGASVQVKGSQTGTITDFDGKYTIEANTGDILVFSYVGFNTQEVTVTSNTLNVTLQAGLELENVVVVGSRNPNRTATESTVPVDVIDIKELNNVAPQVNLNQILNYVAPSFTSNTQTISDGTDHIDPASLRGLGPDQVLVLINGKRRHTSSLINVNGTFGRGSVGTDLNAIPAAAIKRIEVLRDGAAAQYGSDAIAGVINIVLNTTVNELTATVTSGANFSKNANGQTGGIDGETTNFAASYGLPLGNNGGYITFSGDFDVRQDYNRMKEWEGSVFNLYNTVERFANQDGYNLANLLDDDVADVIQYANQANINLNGATTKEELQPILSEDNTEAELAARGQERSDFNMRVGQSALRGGRFFTNFSLPLDDKGTELYSFAGISSRTGNSAGFYRLPNQSRTYTPAYINGFLPEINSTIRDKSLSAGIKGMIGDWNVDFSNTYGKNSFLYTIGNTFNASLQSSSPTVFDAGGFSFSQNTTNLDINQFFDDVMSGLNVAFGAEYRVENYNIEAGEEASYSQYTAEGQVITLASQEPSRDFFGNARPGGSQVFPGFSPNNELSRGRSSIAGYFDVEADFSEEFLASFATRFEDYSDFGSTINFKLATRYKISDNINIRAAANTGFRAPSLHQINFNSTSTIFDQNGNPQEVGTFANDSRAAQLLGIPQLKEETSGSVSLGLTAKIPDANLTVTVDGYFVKINDRVVYTGQFQGPGNGTELDNLLSQANATAASFFANAIDTESKGLDVVITHKAQFGGNWNLKSDLAGTFSQTRKVGDINASEVLENAGLVDTYFPEDSRVYLEEAVPRTKINLSNSLTSDKFIVFLRNVYFGEVTEATTNIDRQQVFSTKIVTDLSIGYKVTPALTFTVGANNLFDIYPDRAAETLSDGGNNRSDGRFDWSRRAQQFGIGGRFLFGRISLALK from the coding sequence ATGAAAAAGTTACAACTTACCTTTTTCCTTACCCTTTTGGCTACATTAACAACCTTTGCCCAAGAGGTAACCGGAACCGTTTATGATGACCAAAATGTGCCCTTACCGGGCGCATCGGTCCAAGTAAAAGGCTCTCAAACAGGAACAATCACCGATTTTGATGGAAAGTATACCATTGAGGCAAACACCGGAGATATTTTGGTCTTCTCCTATGTGGGTTTCAACACCCAAGAAGTCACAGTTACCAGCAACACCTTAAATGTAACCCTACAAGCAGGATTGGAGTTGGAGAATGTTGTAGTGGTCGGTTCCAGAAACCCGAATAGGACAGCTACAGAAAGTACTGTCCCTGTAGATGTAATAGACATAAAGGAACTAAACAATGTGGCGCCGCAGGTAAATTTAAATCAAATATTAAATTATGTAGCGCCTTCCTTTACATCCAACACCCAAACCATTTCCGATGGTACAGACCATATAGACCCGGCATCTTTAAGAGGGCTTGGGCCCGATCAAGTTTTGGTATTGATCAATGGTAAACGCCGGCACACCTCTTCCCTAATTAATGTAAATGGCACATTTGGTCGAGGTAGTGTTGGTACCGATTTAAACGCAATTCCCGCAGCAGCAATTAAGCGTATTGAAGTGCTAAGGGATGGGGCAGCTGCCCAATACGGTTCAGATGCCATTGCCGGTGTGATCAATATTGTTTTGAATACCACCGTAAATGAATTAACGGCAACCGTAACCAGTGGTGCCAATTTTTCCAAAAATGCAAATGGGCAAACAGGCGGCATAGATGGTGAAACAACAAACTTTGCTGCTAGTTATGGTCTGCCACTTGGAAATAATGGCGGATATATCACATTTTCTGGTGATTTTGATGTTCGTCAAGATTATAATCGGATGAAGGAATGGGAAGGCAGTGTCTTTAATCTTTACAATACGGTGGAACGTTTTGCCAATCAAGATGGTTATAATCTGGCCAATTTATTGGACGATGATGTTGCAGATGTGATCCAATATGCAAATCAGGCCAATATCAATCTGAACGGAGCAACGACCAAAGAAGAACTTCAGCCTATTTTGTCCGAAGATAATACCGAAGCGGAATTGGCAGCAAGAGGGCAGGAAAGAAGCGATTTTAATATGCGCGTAGGCCAATCTGCCTTGCGAGGCGGTAGATTTTTTACCAACTTCTCCTTGCCCCTAGATGATAAGGGCACTGAACTATACTCTTTTGCAGGTATTAGCTCCAGAACAGGGAATTCTGCAGGATTCTATAGACTTCCAAATCAAAGTAGAACATATACACCGGCCTACATTAATGGATTTTTACCTGAAATCAATTCTACCATCAGAGATAAATCATTATCTGCCGGTATAAAAGGTATGATTGGTGATTGGAATGTGGATTTCAGTAATACCTACGGAAAAAACTCTTTCTTATACACCATTGGGAACACCTTTAACGCTTCTTTACAAAGCTCCTCTCCCACTGTTTTTGATGCAGGGGGGTTTTCCTTTAGCCAAAACACCACCAACCTCGATATCAATCAATTTTTCGATGATGTAATGTCTGGTCTGAACGTGGCTTTCGGAGCGGAATATAGAGTAGAAAACTATAACATAGAAGCAGGTGAGGAGGCATCCTATTCGCAATATACGGCAGAAGGCCAAGTAATAACCCTAGCTTCGCAAGAACCCTCACGAGATTTCTTTGGAAATGCTAGACCAGGTGGCTCACAGGTTTTTCCGGGCTTTAGTCCAAACAATGAACTTTCCAGGGGAAGAAGTAGTATTGCGGGTTACTTTGATGTAGAGGCTGATTTTTCCGAAGAATTCTTGGCAAGTTTTGCCACTAGATTTGAGGATTATAGTGATTTTGGGTCCACCATCAATTTTAAATTGGCGACCCGTTACAAAATTTCAGATAATATAAATATTCGTGCTGCGGCAAACACTGGATTCCGAGCGCCTTCCTTGCATCAAATTAATTTTAATTCTACATCAACAATTTTTGACCAGAACGGAAATCCACAAGAGGTCGGTACTTTTGCCAATGATAGTAGGGCTGCACAGCTTTTGGGTATTCCACAACTTAAGGAAGAAACATCTGGTAGTGTTAGTTTAGGTCTTACAGCTAAAATCCCTGATGCAAATCTAACCGTAACTGTAGATGGTTATTTTGTTAAAATCAATGACAGGGTAGTTTATACTGGACAATTTCAAGGACCTGGCAATGGGACTGAACTAGACAACTTGTTAAGTCAGGCCAATGCTACCGCGGCATCTTTCTTTGCCAATGCCATCGATACCGAGTCGAAAGGTTTGGATGTGGTTATTACGCACAAGGCCCAGTTTGGTGGTAATTGGAATTTAAAATCCGACCTAGCAGGTACTTTTTCCCAAACAAGAAAGGTGGGAGATATAAATGCCTCAGAAGTTTTGGAAAATGCAGGATTGGTAGACACTTATTTTCCTGAAGACAGTAGAGTTTACTTGGAAGAGGCCGTCCCTAGAACTAAAATAAACTTATCCAACAGCTTAACTTCTGACAAATTCATTGTGTTTTTAAGGAATGTATATTTTGGGGAAGTTACAGAGGCTACTACCAATATAGATAGACAACAAGTGTTTAGCACCAAAATAGTTACGGATTTATCCATCGGATATAAAGTAACCCCTGCACTTACTTTTACTGTTGGTGCCAACAACTTATTTGATATTTATCCCGATAGGGCGGCTGAGACCTTGAGCGATGGTGGAAATAACAGAAGTGATGGGCGTTTTGACTGGTCCAGAAGAGCTCAGCAATTTGGTATTGGCGGTAGGTTCCTTTTTGGGAGAATTAGCCTTGCTTTAAAATAA
- a CDS encoding thioredoxin family protein, protein MKQILTAWLMLCIVCVSAQDFNKEITTKNGQQFLVGQINLDGLQSKPYGNWFQARYNAHKVDETLVSLFQKELKRYNIKLFLGTWCGDSKRESPKLIKILKAANFPMEQLEIVGLDYRNGLYKTSPTGEEKGLNIIKVPTIIFFKNGKEVNRIVESPLETLEEDISQIVFRKNYVPNYAY, encoded by the coding sequence ATGAAACAAATTTTAACCGCATGGCTTATGCTTTGCATTGTTTGTGTTTCGGCACAAGACTTCAACAAGGAAATAACAACAAAAAACGGTCAACAATTTTTAGTAGGACAAATAAACCTGGATGGTTTGCAATCCAAACCATATGGCAACTGGTTTCAGGCTCGGTACAACGCCCATAAAGTAGACGAAACTTTGGTATCCCTTTTTCAAAAAGAATTAAAGAGGTACAACATCAAACTATTCTTGGGGACCTGGTGTGGAGACAGCAAACGGGAAAGCCCAAAATTGATCAAAATTTTAAAGGCCGCTAATTTTCCCATGGAACAATTGGAAATAGTTGGGTTGGATTACCGAAACGGGCTGTACAAGACCAGTCCGACCGGAGAGGAGAAAGGGTTGAACATAATCAAGGTGCCGACCATCATCTTTTTTAAAAACGGAAAAGAAGTCAATAGAATCGTTGAGAGTCCACTGGAAACTTTGGAAGAAGACATTTCCCAAATTGTTTTCCGTAAGAACTATGTGCCCAATTATGCATATTAA
- a CDS encoding response regulator transcription factor has translation MRFFFLITFLVSSSVVLGQYQFSGEVAMENAGNAIYLSVVEDYRKSSRVYLDQIVQQGIVDSMGHFSFSGDNLSGQNRIYRIHLDGCSDSLGSKHFLGLCNNSKSVLFIANNKDTLQFPTSFEDQSLCTINSTNPKSGLILEIEELKEHMAYDLAEYPSEANLNLNLKKWFKALHNFGKKTNEPLGELYIYDFLSDKSNETFKFYLEDLVANNYYEDLAERLTADYPNSTFTRQYRAEITTDRELASFGKPQSGKWNRTIIALLAVSVLGNVVFFLSKKRKSNASLLLEKLTPQEQKIAHLILENKTNKEIASELFVSVSTIKTHINNLYKKLDIASRDEMSILFKKNKFQPRD, from the coding sequence ATGCGGTTTTTCTTCCTTATCACTTTCTTGGTGAGTTCATCTGTTGTTTTGGGGCAATACCAGTTTTCTGGAGAGGTCGCCATGGAAAATGCCGGAAATGCCATTTATTTATCCGTGGTAGAGGACTACCGAAAATCTTCTCGAGTGTATTTGGACCAAATAGTTCAACAAGGTATAGTGGATTCCATGGGGCATTTTTCCTTCTCCGGTGATAATCTAAGTGGACAAAACCGCATATATCGCATCCATTTGGATGGATGTTCGGACAGTTTGGGCAGCAAGCACTTTTTAGGATTGTGCAACAACAGCAAAAGTGTTCTTTTTATCGCCAACAATAAGGACACCCTGCAATTTCCAACTTCTTTTGAAGATCAATCCCTCTGCACCATAAACTCTACAAATCCAAAATCCGGCCTAATTCTGGAAATAGAGGAGCTCAAAGAGCACATGGCGTACGATTTGGCCGAATATCCCAGCGAGGCCAACCTTAATTTGAATTTAAAAAAATGGTTCAAGGCCCTTCATAACTTTGGAAAAAAAACCAACGAACCTTTGGGCGAACTCTACATTTACGATTTTCTGTCCGACAAAAGCAATGAGACCTTCAAATTTTATCTGGAAGACCTAGTTGCCAACAACTATTACGAAGATTTGGCGGAAAGATTGACCGCTGATTATCCCAACTCGACCTTTACCCGGCAATACCGTGCCGAGATAACCACGGACAGGGAGTTGGCCAGTTTTGGCAAACCACAGTCCGGCAAATGGAATAGGACCATAATCGCGCTTTTGGCAGTATCCGTATTGGGAAATGTAGTTTTTTTCTTGAGCAAAAAAAGAAAGAGCAATGCCTCCCTTCTACTCGAAAAATTAACCCCTCAAGAACAAAAAATAGCCCATCTAATATTGGAAAACAAAACCAATAAAGAAATTGCCTCCGAGCTTTTTGTAAGTGTGAGCACCATTAAGACCCACATTAATAACCTGTATAAAAAACTGGATATTGCCTCCAGGGACGAAATGTCCATTCTGTTCAAAAAAAATAAATTTCAACCCAGGGACTAG
- a CDS encoding OmpA family protein has translation MKKNYLIGLLAIVTVLSCKKEKGGTVDQTTVNPVAETEVGKVEIEPKSSTVAFTWDKIPLTLKDIGGFPYITPPSGMIIDENTSATESYDFHKLEMFDGNSFFDIEGRVEKMGIQMDDDKDWNQYFFDKSVKEYLKEIGAELVFEGNIPDSLINEKGETVNDRHAYFNNFYVGDIVNSPIRMYVLKTPTKKIGIQVYSDTARGQIGVVESKDFEQTIEKITADKIIDDINSKGFATLHINFDTGKSRIKSESYEIVSEITKMLNANPDLKISIEGHTDNVGSEQANMKLSKNRAKSVLIALVDEGVDESRLKSEGYGQSMPIGDNATEEGKALNRRVELRKID, from the coding sequence ATGAAAAAAAATTATCTAATTGGCTTGCTTGCCATTGTCACTGTATTGTCCTGTAAAAAAGAAAAAGGAGGAACAGTCGATCAAACTACTGTAAACCCCGTTGCCGAAACAGAAGTGGGCAAGGTAGAAATTGAGCCCAAAAGTTCCACGGTAGCTTTTACTTGGGATAAAATTCCGTTGACCCTTAAAGATATAGGAGGGTTTCCTTACATAACACCCCCCAGTGGAATGATCATTGACGAAAATACCAGCGCTACCGAATCCTATGATTTTCATAAACTTGAAATGTTTGATGGCAATTCATTTTTTGATATTGAAGGACGTGTGGAAAAAATGGGAATCCAGATGGATGACGATAAGGATTGGAATCAGTATTTTTTCGATAAAAGTGTTAAGGAATATTTGAAAGAAATTGGTGCCGAACTTGTTTTTGAAGGAAACATACCTGATAGCCTGATAAATGAAAAAGGTGAAACAGTGAACGATCGCCACGCTTATTTCAATAACTTTTATGTTGGTGATATAGTGAATTCTCCCATCCGAATGTATGTTCTAAAAACACCAACCAAAAAAATTGGTATTCAGGTCTATTCCGATACTGCTAGGGGGCAGATCGGTGTGGTGGAATCTAAAGATTTTGAGCAAACTATCGAAAAAATAACAGCAGATAAAATTATCGACGATATCAATTCCAAAGGTTTTGCCACCCTCCATATTAATTTTGATACAGGCAAATCCAGAATCAAATCAGAATCTTATGAAATTGTGAGCGAGATCACCAAAATGTTAAATGCCAATCCCGATTTAAAAATTAGTATTGAGGGTCACACGGATAATGTTGGGAGCGAACAGGCCAATATGAAATTATCTAAAAATAGGGCGAAATCAGTTCTTATCGCTTTGGTGGACGAAGGTGTTGATGAATCAAGATTGAAGAGTGAAGGTTATGGGCAGAGCATGCCCATTGGTGACAACGCCACAGAGGAGGGGAAAGCTCTAAATAGAAGAGTTGAGCTTCGAAAGATAGATTGA
- a CDS encoding outer membrane beta-barrel protein → MKKANLLVALLICFTASAQLDNTFGIKAGTNYSQFRPDIEFYGVKALDFQGKIGYYVGGFFNISISDKTSIRPELLLANQGTRTLSEVYVEYVDYNKDPMAGEVVTKVNELIILLPVNVRIELVERFYLELGIQPG, encoded by the coding sequence ATGAAAAAAGCAAACCTACTTGTTGCCCTATTAATTTGTTTTACAGCATCAGCACAATTAGACAATACCTTTGGAATAAAGGCTGGAACTAATTATTCCCAATTTCGTCCTGATATAGAGTTCTATGGTGTAAAGGCTCTGGATTTTCAAGGAAAAATCGGCTATTATGTTGGTGGGTTTTTTAATATCAGCATTTCAGATAAGACAAGTATCAGACCTGAATTATTATTGGCCAACCAAGGGACAAGAACTTTAAGTGAAGTTTACGTAGAGTATGTAGATTATAATAAAGACCCCATGGCAGGGGAAGTTGTTACTAAGGTAAATGAATTGATAATTTTGTTGCCTGTTAACGTTAGGATTGAATTGGTTGAGCGTTTTTATCTGGAACTGGGTATACAGCCAGGGTAA